Proteins co-encoded in one Garra rufa chromosome 7, GarRuf1.0, whole genome shotgun sequence genomic window:
- the LOC141338694 gene encoding uncharacterized protein isoform X2 codes for MRDPEPCRRKHTEEQTELIEENKENEDLNEEEEKHHKRRDERSFTCTQCGKSFKRKNDLNVHMRIHTGEKPFTCDQCGKSLTSKKSLDVHMRIHTGEKPFTCDQCGKSFRQQGHLKDHMNVHTEEKLHECDQCCKTFSWALSLKNHLKVHSKEKPHSCSLCGKSFSLQKYLKQHQKRHTGVRDHMCFECEKTFFTATDLKQHQRVHTGEKPYKCSHCDRRFSHLGHLKQHQWIHTGEKPYKCSHCDKRFSQSGSLKSHERIHTGEKPYQSQYANHLQMPCPHQT; via the exons agttgattgaAGAAAACAAGGAGAATGAAGACCTGAATGAAGAGGAGGAGAAACATCAC AAAAGAAGAGATGAGAgatctttcacctgcactcagtgtggaaagagttttaaacgCAAAAATGATCTTAATgttcacatgaggatccacaccggagagaaaccgttcacttgtgatcagtgcgggaagagtttgaCGAGCAAGAAGAGTCTCGATgttcacatgaggatccacactggagagaaaccgttcacttgtgaccagtgcgggaagagtttcagacAGCAAGGACACCTTAAGGACCACATGAACGTCCACACTGAAGAGAAGCTGCATGAATGTGATCAGTGCTGCAAAACATTTTCGTGGGCTTTATCCCTGAAGAATCACCTGAAAGTTCATTCAAAGGAGAAACCGCATTCATGTTCTTTGTGCGGAAAGAGTTTTTCACTGCAGAAATACTTAAAACAACATCAGAAGAgacacactggtgtgagagatcACATGTgttttgagtgtgaaaagacgtTTTTTACAGCTACAGATTTGAAGCAGCACCAGagggtccacactggagagaaaccttacaagtgttcacactgcgacaggAGATTCAGTCACTTAGGACACCTGAAACAGCACCAgtggatccacactggagagaaaccttacaagtgttcacactgcgacaagagattcagtcagtcaggATCCCTGAaatcacatgagaggatccacactggagagaaaccgtatcaatCACAATATGCAAATCATCTTCAGATGCCATGTCCTCACCAAACGTGA
- the LOC141338694 gene encoding uncharacterized protein isoform X3: MRDPEPCRRKHTEEQTELIEENKENEDLNEEEEKHHVKTGEKPLSRSQTKQKDSKKRRDERSFTCTQCGKSFKRKNDLNVHMRIHTGEKPFTCDQCGKSLTSKKSLDVHMRIHTGEKPFTCDQCGKSFRQQGHLKDHMNVHTEEKLHECDQCCKTFSWALSLKNHLKVHSKEKPHSCSLCGKSFSLQKYLKQHQKRHTGVRDHMCFECEKTFFTATDLKQHQRVHTGEKPYKCSHCDRRFSHLGHLKQHQWIHTGEKPYKCSHCDKRFSQSGSLKSHERIHTGEKPYQSQYANHLQMPCPHQT, translated from the coding sequence agttgattgaAGAAAACAAGGAGAATGAAGACCTGAATGAAGAGGAGGAGAAACATCACGTGAAAACTGGAGAAAAACCCTTGAGTCGCTCTCAAACCAAACAGAAAGATTCAAAGAAAAGAAGAGATGAGAgatctttcacctgcactcagtgtggaaagagttttaaacgCAAAAATGATCTTAATgttcacatgaggatccacaccggagagaaaccgttcacttgtgatcagtgcgggaagagtttgaCGAGCAAGAAGAGTCTCGATgttcacatgaggatccacactggagagaaaccgttcacttgtgaccagtgcgggaagagtttcagacAGCAAGGACACCTTAAGGACCACATGAACGTCCACACTGAAGAGAAGCTGCATGAATGTGATCAGTGCTGCAAAACATTTTCGTGGGCTTTATCCCTGAAGAATCACCTGAAAGTTCATTCAAAGGAGAAACCGCATTCATGTTCTTTGTGCGGAAAGAGTTTTTCACTGCAGAAATACTTAAAACAACATCAGAAGAgacacactggtgtgagagatcACATGTgttttgagtgtgaaaagacgtTTTTTACAGCTACAGATTTGAAGCAGCACCAGagggtccacactggagagaaaccttacaagtgttcacactgcgacaggAGATTCAGTCACTTAGGACACCTGAAACAGCACCAgtggatccacactggagagaaaccttacaagtgttcacactgcgacaagagattcagtcagtcaggATCCCTGAaatcacatgagaggatccacactggagagaaaccgtatcaatCACAATATGCAAATCATCTTCAGATGCCATGTCCTCACCAAACGTGA